From Erigeron canadensis isolate Cc75 chromosome 8, C_canadensis_v1, whole genome shotgun sequence, one genomic window encodes:
- the LOC122578841 gene encoding putative RING-H2 finger protein ATL53 — MASGDSPTTWVPYMNNNQDCSQKICNLYCPQWCDNLVLPSPPPPVGFSDNDSGGAALSPLVITIIGVFGSACLLISYYVIISRLCIVNNNDSSGSLRRRRGIQNQETQDLEMDDDDEFNIEDDPLNLGPWHVPSKGLDERMINSIKACKYKKGDSLISGTDCPVCLGEFQEDEKLRLLPKCSHAFHVNCIDTWLTNHSNCPLCRANVSTTVNLMPNTLPPPPPPPPPPPPPPRPEVFVSRRVPSDVGPRDAIIEIREEEGAREIRRSVSMSNLCQTRVSTADTLFVNQQDEMELEEIQVNDMVGSSKRLLKSSEQHRCIYDVGSSKNVLYEDNMYSNCGDYMMKRSYSSGRYLFIKGCKGKTSRISNVLT; from the coding sequence ATGGCGTCTGGGGATAGTCCAACAACATGGGTGCCTTACATGAACAATAATCAAGATTGTTCCCAAAAGATTTGCAACCTATATTGTCCTCAGTGGTGTGACAACCTTGTCTTACCTTCTCCTCCACCACCTGTCGGATTTTCTGACAATGATTCGGGTGGTGCAGCCCTCTCGCCTCTTGTGATCACAATCATTGGCGTTTTCGGGAGTGCTTGCCTTTTGATTAGCTACTATGTCATAATCTCGCGACTTTGTAttgtaaataataatgattcaTCTGGATCTTTAAGAAGACGAAGAGGGATTCAGAATCAAGAAACACAAGATTTGGaaatggatgatgatgatgagtttaACATCGAAGATGACCCTTTGAATCTCGGGCCTTGGCATGTTCCTAGTAAAGGCTTGGATGAACGTATGATCAATTCGATTAAGGCTTGCAAGTACAAGAAAGGAGATAGTCTAATTTCTGGTACGGATTGCCCGgtttgtttaggagaatttcaaGAGGATGAGAAGCTTAGACTTTTGCCTAAATGTAGTCATGCTTTTCATGTTAATTGCATAGATACTTGGCTTACAAATCATTCAAATTGCCCTTTGTGTAGAGCTAATGTTAGTACGACTGTCAATTTGATGCCAAATACATTACCTccacccccacccccacccccaccaccgccaccacctcctCGACCTGAGGTGTTTGTGTCAAGGAGGGTTCCTAGTGACGTAGGACCAAGAGATGCAATCATCGAGATAAGAGAGGAGGAAGGCGCAAGGGAGATAAGAAGATCGGTATCTATGAGTAATCTGTGCCAAACACGAGTATCTACAGCTGATACTTTGTTTGTTAATCAACAAGATGAAATGGAGTTGGAAGAAATTCAAGTCAACGACATGGTTGGATCATCAAAACGACTTTTGAAATCATCAGAACAACATCGATGCATATATGATGTTGGGTCGTCGAAAAATGTTTTGTATGAAGATAACATGTACTCAAATTGTGGTGATTATATGATGAAAAGATCATATTCTAGTGGGAGGTACTTGTTCATCAAAGGATGCAAAGGGAAGACATCAAGAATTTCTAATGTGCTTACTTAG